One Myxococcales bacterium DNA window includes the following coding sequences:
- a CDS encoding amidohydrolase — protein sequence MKKGLLIHHGDLVTLDPAQPVAEAVAIRDGRIAAVGSEADCRRALDGDYETVDLRGAALLPGFIDTHLHPIGTIHYEMNANLRGVRSVAELQDRLRAIAAELPPGQWLLGLDLDEQDMDEPRLPDRHDLDAACPDRPLVVLKHDGHQAIGNSRALAAAGLSAATPDPAGGVIDRESDGSPAGPCREAAVARLMSAAPLPEFVALVAGARKTARRLASRGITSVGAIFQVDEDGPAGAPGAFEMPAMAMLLDHFPINLYGLLLAHDPAPFEQARQSPLHSGVPGGHRIGGIKIIADGSFGSYTSFMREPFADRPDTRGMMVLNDEELYRRMEFAHRAGLQIAVHVIGDAAARRVVDLFDRLLAAQPRADHRHRLEHASVLDAPLLADIARLGLVIATQPLFIHTEKKWLHRRLGAERAKRTYPFRSILDAGIRLAGASDSPVESTDVLQAIACAVTREGFEPQQAVTAAEAVRMYTLDAAYAQFEDNVKGSLAAGKRADLVVLSENPLKVAPERIAAIRVLRTYSAGEVLYEA from the coding sequence ATGAAAAAAGGCCTACTTATCCATCATGGCGATTTGGTCACCCTGGACCCCGCCCAACCCGTTGCCGAGGCGGTGGCCATCCGCGACGGGCGCATCGCCGCCGTCGGCTCGGAGGCCGATTGTCGCCGGGCCCTGGATGGAGATTACGAAACCGTCGATCTGCGCGGCGCGGCGCTCTTGCCCGGTTTCATCGATACGCACCTGCACCCGATCGGCACAATCCATTACGAGATGAACGCCAACCTGCGCGGCGTGCGATCCGTCGCCGAGTTGCAGGACCGTTTGCGCGCCATCGCCGCGGAGTTGCCGCCTGGCCAATGGCTGCTCGGGCTCGATTTGGACGAGCAGGACATGGACGAGCCGCGCCTGCCCGACCGCCACGACCTGGACGCCGCCTGCCCCGACCGGCCGCTGGTCGTGCTGAAACACGACGGCCACCAGGCGATCGGCAACAGCCGGGCCCTCGCCGCCGCCGGCCTCTCCGCGGCCACGCCGGACCCCGCGGGCGGCGTCATCGACCGCGAAAGCGACGGTTCGCCCGCCGGGCCATGCCGCGAAGCGGCGGTGGCGCGGTTGATGAGCGCGGCGCCGCTGCCCGAATTCGTCGCGCTGGTGGCGGGCGCCCGCAAGACGGCCCGCCGGCTCGCCTCGCGGGGCATCACGTCGGTGGGGGCGATTTTTCAGGTGGACGAGGACGGCCCGGCCGGCGCGCCCGGCGCCTTCGAAATGCCCGCGATGGCCATGTTGCTCGATCATTTCCCGATCAACCTTTACGGGCTTTTACTGGCGCACGATCCGGCGCCGTTCGAACAGGCGCGGCAGTCGCCGTTGCATTCCGGCGTCCCCGGCGGCCACCGCATCGGGGGCATCAAAATCATTGCCGACGGCAGTTTCGGCAGTTACACCTCGTTCATGCGCGAACCATTCGCCGACCGGCCGGACACGCGGGGGATGATGGTTTTAAACGACGAGGAACTATATCGGCGCATGGAATTCGCGCATCGGGCCGGGCTGCAGATCGCCGTGCACGTCATCGGCGACGCCGCCGCCCGCCGCGTGGTCGATCTGTTCGACCGCCTGCTGGCCGCCCAGCCGCGCGCCGACCATCGCCACCGGCTGGAGCACGCCTCGGTGCTCGACGCGCCGTTGCTGGCCGACATCGCCCGCCTGGGCCTGGTCATCGCAACCCAGCCGCTGTTTATCCACACCGAGAAAAAATGGCTGCACCGGCGCCTGGGAGCCGAACGGGCGAAACGGACTTACCCGTTCCGGTCGATCCTCGACGCCGGGATCCGCCTGGCGGGCGCCTCCGATTCGCCGGTCGAGTCGACCGACGTGCTGCAAGCCATCGCCTGCGCCGTCACGCGCGAAGGGTTCGAGCCGCAACAGGCCGTTACCGCGGCCGAGGCCGTGCGGATGTACACGCTGGACGCGGCCTACGCGCAATTCGAGGACAACGTGAAGGGCAGCCTCGCCGCCGGCAAGCGCGCCGACCTGGTGGTGCTGAGCGAAAATCCCCTCAAGGTCGCGCCGGAACGCATCGCCGCGATCCGCGTCCTGCGCACCTATTCCGCGGGCGAGGTTTTATACGAGGCGTGA
- a CDS encoding DUF488 family protein → MKVKLSKFRCGTPRKPGEGWRIGTVRYLPRGVHKEDYQKRDFFDVWLPILSPSRELVHWYLSQKGDETKIRRKFRRRYEKEMSAQDPRQVIQFLARVASVQPVAVGCYCEDENHCHRPILFDLIAKAAEAQE, encoded by the coding sequence ATGAAAGTGAAGCTGAGCAAGTTCCGTTGCGGAACGCCCCGCAAGCCCGGCGAAGGCTGGCGAATCGGCACGGTGCGGTATCTGCCGCGCGGCGTACACAAGGAAGACTACCAGAAGCGGGATTTCTTCGACGTGTGGCTGCCGATATTGTCCCCCAGCCGCGAGCTGGTGCACTGGTACCTGTCCCAAAAGGGTGACGAGACCAAGATCCGGCGCAAGTTCCGCCGGCGCTACGAGAAGGAAATGAGCGCGCAGGACCCCCGGCAGGTGATTCAGTTCCTCGCCCGGGTCGCCTCCGTGCAGCCCGTCGCGGTCGGCTGCTACTGCGAGGACGAGAACCACTGCCACCGGCCGATTCTGTTCGATTTGATCGCCAAAGCCGCGGAGGCACAGGAATAA
- a CDS encoding DUF4062 domain-containing protein: protein MDTEWGAEHNARMKIFVSSVQNEFQEERRAIKDFVMGDALLRRYFDVFLFEDLPARDRHVDDVYLEEVERFDVYVGLLGNEYGSEDGAGVSPTEREFDQATQAGKTRLVFVKGDDEKARHKKMAKLVRRAEGQLIRRQFASTHDLNAALYASLIEYLEQKGQIRTLPFDRAACPRATLKDISADSVQAFLARARQERSYVLPEKTSADKVLAHLDLLDGKNPTHAAILLFGKNPQHFLPTAEVKCLHFHGTRVKKPIPSYQIYRGTVFRQVDDAVDFVMSKLARRVGTRAQGPAAPVEYELPKDAVAEAIVNAVAHRNYASNAGVQVMLFTDRLEVWNPGELPRTLTPERLREPHASIPRNPLIADPLFLTHYIEKAGTGTLAMIDLCRQAGLPEPDFEQRAGQFVVTIWRDWLTDAVMADLALNERQKTAVAQVRREGRISNTEYQTLNSVAKRTAHRDLSELVEKGVFQKVGTTGKGTFYLLFKGATKGPKGPR, encoded by the coding sequence GTGGACACCGAATGGGGCGCGGAGCACAATGCGCGCATGAAAATTTTCGTCAGCAGCGTACAGAATGAATTTCAAGAAGAGCGGCGGGCCATCAAGGACTTCGTGATGGGTGACGCCCTGCTGCGACGCTACTTCGATGTTTTTTTATTCGAGGATCTGCCGGCCAGAGATCGCCATGTCGATGATGTTTATCTGGAGGAAGTGGAGCGCTTCGACGTCTATGTCGGCCTGCTTGGCAACGAGTATGGAAGCGAGGATGGGGCGGGCGTGTCGCCGACGGAGCGGGAATTCGATCAAGCGACCCAGGCGGGAAAAACGCGTCTGGTGTTCGTCAAGGGCGATGATGAGAAGGCTCGCCATAAAAAGATGGCGAAGCTGGTGCGGCGCGCGGAAGGGCAACTGATCCGACGGCAGTTCGCAAGCACTCATGACTTGAACGCGGCGCTGTATGCGAGCCTCATCGAATACCTGGAACAAAAGGGCCAGATTCGGACCCTGCCGTTTGATCGTGCAGCATGTCCGCGGGCAACATTGAAGGATATCTCCGCTGACAGTGTCCAGGCGTTCCTCGCGCGCGCCCGGCAGGAGAGGAGTTATGTCCTGCCGGAAAAAACGTCAGCCGACAAGGTCCTCGCGCATCTGGACCTCCTGGATGGCAAGAACCCGACGCATGCCGCCATCTTGCTCTTCGGAAAAAATCCGCAACATTTCCTACCGACCGCCGAAGTCAAGTGCTTACACTTCCACGGGACGCGGGTAAAGAAGCCGATCCCGTCGTACCAGATTTATCGCGGAACGGTTTTTCGCCAGGTGGACGACGCCGTGGATTTCGTCATGTCGAAACTCGCCCGCCGAGTAGGCACCCGCGCCCAGGGTCCGGCGGCGCCGGTCGAATACGAATTGCCGAAAGACGCCGTCGCCGAGGCCATCGTGAACGCTGTTGCCCATCGCAACTACGCGTCCAACGCGGGTGTGCAGGTGATGCTCTTTACCGACCGGCTTGAGGTTTGGAATCCCGGCGAACTGCCGCGGACTCTCACCCCGGAGCGCCTGCGGGAACCGCATGCATCCATCCCGCGAAATCCGCTCATCGCCGATCCGCTTTTCCTCACGCACTATATCGAGAAGGCCGGGACCGGCACACTCGCCATGATCGACCTGTGCCGACAAGCCGGTTTGCCTGAGCCTGACTTCGAGCAGCGAGCCGGGCAGTTTGTCGTCACGATCTGGCGCGATTGGCTGACGGATGCGGTGATGGCCGACCTTGCCTTGAATGAACGGCAAAAAACCGCTGTCGCGCAAGTAAGACGGGAAGGACGAATTTCAAATACGGAATATCAAACGCTGAATAGCGTTGCAAAACGGACTGCCCATCGAGATTTGAGTGAACTGGTTGAAAAGGGTGTCTTCCAGAAAGTCGGAACAACAGGGAAAGGCACTTTCTATTTACTTTTCAAAGGGGCCACAAAGGGGCCAAAGGGGCCACGCTAA